In Zhaonella formicivorans, one DNA window encodes the following:
- the larA gene encoding nickel-dependent lactate racemase — MKLEFGFGTGKQTVEVPEQNLLGVLTPNHVQYTHTGEAAIKYALEHPIGLPRLREIVRPGEKVVIVTSDITRPMPTSAVMPALLDELDQAGVKPEDVTLVFALGSHRMHTEEERRKLAGESVFSQIACIDGDPTDCVHLGVTSRGTPVDIVRVVAEADRRICLGNIEYHYFAGYSGGAKAIMPGVSTRAAIQSNHSLMVHPMACAGRLEGNPVREDIEEAATICKIDFILNVVLDEHKRIIKAVAGHPVQAHREGCAFLDKLYLKEIPERADIVLVSQGGAPKDLNLYQTQKALDNAKHAVKDGGVIILIGSCKEGLGEHTFEQWMTQSPDAHSMIERIGRDFQLGGHKAAAIAMVLEKADIYLVSELPDSLVKSIFLTPQPSAQAALDAAFAKLGEFATVLAMPYGGSTLPRAMV, encoded by the coding sequence ATGAAGTTGGAATTTGGGTTTGGTACAGGGAAGCAAACGGTAGAGGTGCCAGAACAGAACCTGCTGGGCGTGCTCACACCGAATCATGTACAATATACCCATACAGGCGAGGCAGCCATCAAGTATGCGCTGGAGCATCCCATCGGCCTGCCGCGTCTCCGGGAAATCGTTAGGCCCGGGGAAAAGGTTGTGATTGTCACCAGCGATATTACCCGGCCCATGCCCACCTCTGCGGTGATGCCGGCTTTGCTTGACGAACTGGACCAGGCCGGGGTGAAACCGGAGGACGTGACGCTGGTGTTTGCCCTGGGCAGCCACAGGATGCATACCGAGGAAGAGCGGAGGAAGCTTGCCGGGGAGTCGGTATTCTCCCAAATTGCTTGCATTGACGGGGATCCAACGGACTGCGTGCATCTGGGCGTTACGTCCCGCGGCACCCCTGTGGATATTGTGCGGGTGGTGGCGGAGGCCGACAGGCGCATTTGTCTGGGCAACATTGAGTACCATTATTTTGCAGGATATAGCGGTGGAGCCAAGGCCATCATGCCCGGTGTGTCTACCCGTGCGGCCATCCAATCGAACCACAGCCTTATGGTGCACCCAATGGCTTGCGCCGGCAGGCTGGAGGGAAATCCAGTGCGAGAGGATATCGAAGAGGCTGCGACCATTTGTAAAATAGACTTCATACTCAACGTCGTGCTGGATGAACATAAAAGAATCATCAAAGCCGTAGCCGGTCATCCAGTGCAGGCGCATCGAGAGGGCTGCGCTTTTTTGGATAAACTATATCTCAAAGAGATACCTGAGCGAGCGGATATCGTGTTGGTGTCCCAGGGAGGGGCCCCCAAGGATTTGAACCTATATCAGACCCAAAAGGCATTGGATAACGCAAAGCATGCGGTGAAAGATGGGGGCGTGATTATATTAATTGGTTCTTGTAAGGAGGGGCTTGGGGAGCATACTTTTGAACAGTGGATGACACAATCCCCCGATGCTCATTCTATGATCGAGCGAATCGGTCGTGATTTCCAATTGGGTGGACACAAAGCCGCAGCCATAGCAATGGTCTTGGAAAAAGCGGATATCTATCTGGTGTCCGAGCTGCCTGATTCTTTGGTAAAAAGCATCTTCTTGACGCCCCAGCCCTCTGCACAGGCAGCATTGGATGCTGCATTTGCCAAGCTGGGGGAATTTGCCACTGTACTGGCCATGCCCTATGGAGGTTCGACGTTGCCAAGGGCAATGGTTTGA